One Lysinibacillus fusiformis genomic window carries:
- a CDS encoding response regulator transcription factor — protein sequence MTKTILVVEDEFSIATLLKYNLEQAGYIVETAADGQEGLDKAIELQPDLMLLDLMLPKLDGMEVCKHIRQHRMNTPIIMLTAKDDEFDKVLGLELGADDYMTKPFSPREVLARVKAVLRRFTQNVVAEDKDEPLEKMYEFGQLRVYPERFEVFLQDEALEFTPKEFELLIYLLENKNRVLTRDQLLSAVWKYDFAGDTRIVDVHISHLRDKIEENSRKPIFIKTIRGLGYKFEEPKSS from the coding sequence ATGACAAAGACGATTTTAGTTGTAGAAGATGAATTTTCAATTGCAACATTATTAAAATATAATTTAGAGCAGGCTGGCTATATAGTTGAAACAGCAGCAGATGGTCAAGAAGGTTTAGACAAGGCTATTGAGCTACAGCCGGATTTAATGCTATTAGATTTAATGCTTCCAAAGCTAGATGGGATGGAAGTATGTAAGCACATTAGACAACATCGCATGAATACACCAATTATTATGCTAACGGCAAAAGATGATGAATTCGATAAGGTGTTGGGTTTGGAACTTGGTGCAGATGATTACATGACGAAGCCCTTTAGCCCACGAGAGGTTTTAGCACGTGTGAAGGCGGTATTACGACGGTTTACACAAAATGTCGTGGCTGAGGATAAAGATGAACCGCTAGAAAAAATGTATGAGTTTGGTCAACTCCGTGTATATCCGGAGCGTTTTGAGGTGTTTTTACAAGATGAAGCACTTGAATTTACACCAAAGGAATTTGAGCTTCTTATTTATTTACTTGAAAACAAAAACCGCGTATTAACACGTGATCAATTATTAAGTGCCGTATGGAAATATGATTTTGCGGGCGATACTCGTATTGTGGATGTGCATATAAGTCACCTTCGCGATAAAATCGAAGAAAATAGCCGTAAGCCAATTTTTATTAAAACGATTCGTGGTCTTGGCTATAAATTTGAGGAGCCGAAATCATCATGA
- the pnpS gene encoding two-component system histidine kinase PnpS codes for MKSMSNRLFLTFMLLLGTILAVLIIVIGQLFPVYIEQYNEQARPYIQETIDKVLEERQITLSTDDKEALFVVQTIENNDSLLSYLHARLYIVLAILFLITIILIAVVSRYMIQNFTAPIDNVTETALELAKGNYRARAHENEQERTMPLSHSINILARNLQDITTIREVEEERLKTLIENMGSSLMMIGREGNISIVNRVFLERFGMQLEDVQGKVFRTIGLPKSLEQFIDHVFLTEMPYRQQIKMEVQQELYNKEVYGAPVIGDHGRWLGVVIVMHDITELVRLEQIRKDFVANVSHELRTPITSIKGFSETLLDGAYKDEKMLLSFLEIIHKESNRLQMLIQDLLELSKIEQHGFTVNIMPMSLQEVLIRGAELTGPRLDEKNMSFNVDIARDVEVMGDANRIIQIVTNLITNAITYSPENTTVTIRLKEDETYGILEIEDEGIGIEKHEIARVFERFYRVDRARSRNSGGTGLGLAIVKHLVEAHHGRIQVESEVGVGTKMIVMIPKN; via the coding sequence ATGAAATCAATGAGCAACCGCTTATTCTTGACATTCATGCTATTGCTCGGAACAATACTAGCTGTCCTAATTATTGTTATAGGTCAGCTTTTTCCTGTTTATATAGAGCAATACAATGAACAGGCGAGACCGTATATTCAAGAAACGATAGACAAAGTATTAGAGGAACGACAGATAACACTATCTACTGACGATAAAGAGGCGTTATTTGTAGTCCAAACAATTGAAAATAATGATTCGCTACTATCCTATCTACATGCGCGTCTCTATATAGTACTCGCGATATTATTTTTAATAACTATTATATTAATAGCAGTTGTCAGTCGCTATATGATTCAGAATTTCACCGCACCTATTGATAATGTGACAGAAACGGCACTTGAGCTTGCAAAAGGGAATTATCGAGCACGTGCCCATGAAAATGAGCAGGAACGCACGATGCCACTTAGTCATTCCATCAATATTTTGGCGCGCAATTTGCAGGATATTACAACAATACGTGAGGTAGAAGAGGAAAGGCTTAAAACTCTAATTGAAAATATGGGAAGCTCGCTCATGATGATCGGGCGCGAAGGGAATATCTCGATTGTCAATCGTGTATTTTTAGAGCGCTTTGGTATGCAACTTGAAGACGTGCAAGGAAAGGTTTTTCGTACAATTGGCTTGCCAAAATCATTAGAGCAATTTATCGACCATGTGTTTTTAACAGAAATGCCCTATCGTCAGCAAATTAAGATGGAAGTCCAACAAGAGTTATATAATAAAGAAGTATATGGTGCACCCGTTATTGGAGATCACGGAAGATGGCTCGGTGTTGTGATTGTTATGCATGATATTACCGAGCTTGTACGTTTAGAGCAAATACGTAAAGACTTTGTCGCGAATGTATCCCATGAACTTCGTACGCCCATTACGTCTATTAAAGGTTTTTCAGAGACATTGCTGGACGGCGCCTATAAGGATGAAAAGATGTTGCTGTCTTTTTTGGAAATTATTCACAAAGAAAGTAATCGTCTCCAAATGCTCATTCAAGATTTACTAGAGCTATCGAAGATTGAACAACATGGTTTTACCGTTAATATTATGCCGATGAGTTTGCAAGAAGTGCTCATACGAGGAGCGGAGCTAACTGGCCCACGCTTAGATGAAAAAAATATGAGCTTTAACGTTGATATTGCTCGAGATGTAGAGGTAATGGGTGACGCCAATCGCATTATACAAATTGTTACGAATTTAATTACCAACGCGATTACGTATTCACCAGAAAATACAACTGTGACAATTCGTTTGAAGGAAGATGAAACGTACGGCATTCTTGAAATCGAGGATGAAGGTATTGGTATTGAAAAGCATGAAATTGCGCGTGTTTTTGAACGGTTTTATCGTGTGGATCGTGCACGAAGTCGAAATTCTGGCGGAACAGGCTTAGGACTTGCCATTGTAAAGCATCTAGTGGAGGCACATCATGGGCGTATTCAGGTGGAAAGTGAAGTTGGCGTCGGTACAAAAATGATTGTCATGATTCCTAAAAATTAA
- a CDS encoding MaoC/PaaZ C-terminal domain-containing protein: MLQKNSKLGLTIDEITIGEKIHITEKVEDKDLLLYLGLTNDSNPLYIQHDYAAMTPFKKPIVPTIMLNGIITSAVSKYIPGPGARIIEQHIKYLSPLYHYELFDTLLEVTAVNKGQNTITVSVNSYNEQKQLVIEGTLLVTPPLAL, encoded by the coding sequence TTGCTTCAAAAGAACAGTAAGCTTGGTCTCACTATAGATGAAATCACGATTGGCGAGAAAATTCATATTACTGAAAAAGTAGAGGATAAAGATTTATTGCTTTATTTAGGGCTTACAAATGATAGCAATCCGCTCTATATTCAACATGATTATGCAGCAATGACACCATTTAAAAAGCCCATTGTTCCCACAATCATGTTAAATGGCATTATTACGTCAGCTGTGTCGAAGTATATCCCTGGACCAGGTGCGCGAATTATTGAACAGCATATAAAATACTTAAGTCCACTCTATCATTATGAATTATTTGATACGCTATTAGAGGTAACAGCAGTCAATAAAGGACAAAATACAATTACGGTTTCAGTGAACTCATATAATGAGCAAAAGCAACTTGTGATTGAAGGTACATTACTAGTAACGCCGCCACTTGCGTTATAG
- the hflC gene encoding protease modulator HflC has product MDQKNNDLDKFLSFLSGKPKKTASTEDDTGDNVVKMSKKGPMNPKKYISLVVTLTVVFAIAVILFANVYIVKESEYVVVRQFGEVVKFEREPGLNMKVPFIQSVTRLPKNQMTYEISEEEINTQDKKRIIIDNYAVWRITDPKLLISNAGTIEKVETRMEEFIYSVIRSELGQIKYKDIISDKDSKRGGINDRVTASVNELLAKDNYGIEVVDVRIRRIDLPAENEKSVFTNMVSERESIAQKYLSEGDAEKRRMEAQTDREVQEMLAKANKDAALIQADGEAEAAKIYNSSFSQDPEFYSLYRTLESYKKTVGEETVIILPSTSPYAKLLSGYIQ; this is encoded by the coding sequence ATGGATCAAAAAAATAATGACCTTGATAAATTTCTGAGTTTTTTATCTGGGAAACCGAAAAAAACCGCTTCTACTGAAGATGACACTGGTGATAATGTTGTGAAAATGTCCAAGAAGGGTCCGATGAATCCAAAGAAATATATTTCCCTCGTTGTGACGTTAACAGTCGTTTTCGCAATAGCAGTTATTTTATTTGCGAATGTTTATATCGTAAAAGAATCTGAGTATGTCGTTGTTCGTCAATTTGGGGAAGTGGTGAAATTTGAACGTGAACCTGGGTTGAATATGAAGGTGCCGTTTATTCAAAGTGTGACGAGATTACCAAAAAATCAAATGACATACGAAATTTCAGAAGAGGAGATTAATACACAAGATAAAAAACGTATTATTATTGATAATTATGCGGTATGGCGTATTACAGATCCAAAGCTCTTAATTTCAAATGCTGGGACGATTGAAAAGGTAGAAACTCGTATGGAGGAATTCATCTATTCGGTCATTCGTTCAGAGCTTGGACAGATTAAATACAAAGATATTATCAGTGATAAAGACTCTAAGCGTGGGGGCATTAACGACCGTGTGACAGCAAGTGTTAATGAATTATTAGCAAAAGATAATTATGGTATAGAAGTAGTCGATGTGCGTATTCGTCGTATCGACCTACCAGCTGAAAATGAGAAGTCTGTATTTACGAATATGGTTTCAGAACGTGAATCGATTGCTCAAAAGTATTTATCAGAGGGTGATGCGGAGAAGCGTCGTATGGAGGCACAGACAGATAGAGAAGTTCAAGAAATGCTTGCAAAGGCAAATAAGGATGCAGCATTGATTCAAGCGGATGGTGAAGCCGAGGCAGCGAAAATTTATAATAGCTCGTTCTCGCAAGATCCGGAGTTCTATTCGTTGTATCGTACGCTTGAGTCGTATAAGAAAACGGTGGGTGAAGAGACAGTTATTATTTTGCCATCCACTTCACCTTACGCAAAACTTTTATCGGGCTATATACAATAA
- a CDS encoding CidA/LrgA family holin-like protein: protein MKIAKSLVQIGYLYILLFVGNSIARILHLPIPGSIIGLVLLFLLLQFHIIKLEWIELGAGLLLSELLLFFIPSAIGVIDYDALFGVQGMKVVLVIVVSAIVVMLVTGYTAQWLEQRKKSDTA, encoded by the coding sequence ATGAAAATCGCCAAAAGTCTCGTGCAAATTGGCTATCTTTATATACTATTATTTGTCGGGAATAGTATTGCACGTATACTTCACTTGCCGATTCCAGGGAGCATAATTGGCCTAGTATTATTGTTTTTACTATTACAGTTTCATATCATAAAACTTGAATGGATTGAGTTAGGCGCTGGATTATTACTGAGTGAATTATTATTGTTTTTCATTCCATCTGCAATCGGTGTTATCGATTATGATGCATTGTTCGGTGTACAGGGCATGAAAGTCGTCCTTGTGATCGTAGTGAGTGCCATTGTCGTCATGCTAGTGACGGGTTATACAGCTCAATGGCTAGAGCAACGAAAGAAGAGTGATACTGCATGA
- the hflK gene encoding FtsH protease activity modulator HflK — MSVKKTLMMVGLGIFGIVALIAVFTSWYTVDESEQAVVITFGRADDMVTNPGLHFKLPWPVQSVEILSKETFSLQFGYKQNKEGELEAYDAETKMITGDDNIVITDLVVQWKITDPRKYLFNAQKPEGILHSATSSAIRSIIGSSGIDAALTDGKGDIEAKTRDLLVTLIEKYDIGVSILGVKLQDVELPNKDVRAAFTAVTDALETKNTKINEAEKYVNKRINEAQGEKDAIISKAEGAKTARIEQAQGDVAVFNKMYEQYKGNQQITRERLILETLENVLPKAKLYIMNDDGNTMKYLPLPGLQPTAQQATTEKKEGSGN; from the coding sequence ATGAGTGTGAAAAAGACACTAATGATGGTGGGACTTGGAATTTTCGGGATTGTAGCACTGATCGCTGTATTTACATCGTGGTACACAGTAGATGAATCAGAACAAGCAGTTGTTATTACATTTGGTCGTGCCGATGATATGGTTACAAACCCTGGTTTACACTTTAAATTACCTTGGCCCGTACAATCCGTTGAGATTTTATCGAAAGAAACATTTAGTTTACAGTTTGGCTATAAGCAAAACAAAGAAGGTGAGTTAGAGGCCTATGATGCTGAAACGAAAATGATCACTGGAGATGACAACATTGTCATAACGGATCTAGTCGTTCAATGGAAAATTACAGATCCACGTAAATACTTATTCAATGCACAAAAACCAGAGGGGATTTTACATAGTGCCACATCAAGTGCAATTCGCTCGATTATTGGAAGCTCAGGCATTGATGCTGCGTTAACAGATGGAAAAGGTGATATCGAAGCTAAAACACGTGATTTACTCGTCACTCTTATTGAAAAATATGATATTGGTGTCAGTATTTTAGGTGTGAAATTACAGGATGTTGAGCTACCAAACAAAGACGTTCGAGCAGCCTTTACAGCTGTAACAGATGCGCTAGAAACGAAAAATACAAAAATAAATGAAGCAGAAAAATATGTGAATAAGCGCATTAACGAGGCACAAGGTGAAAAGGATGCCATTATTTCCAAAGCCGAAGGTGCAAAGACTGCGCGTATCGAGCAAGCACAAGGGGATGTAGCAGTCTTCAATAAAATGTATGAACAGTATAAAGGCAATCAACAAATTACACGTGAGCGATTAATATTAGAAACACTTGAAAATGTATTACCGAAAGCGAAGCTTTACATTATGAATGACGATGGTAATACGATGAAGTACTTGCCACTACCAGGACTGCAACCGACAGCACAGCAGGCAACAACAGAGAAAAAAGAAGGGAGCGGTAACTAA
- a CDS encoding LrgB family protein, with amino-acid sequence MSMLIAVLSLLGTMAIFYTCKVFYQKFKKEWLTPMLITPIVIILVLLLTGTSYKSYNAGASILTNLLGPATIAFAVPIYKNFSLLKKHAFEIFLSIAVGSAVAIISSFFIAIVVGLNDELVHSLVPRSVTTPIAMDISNMIGGSPTLTAVFVMTTGILGSLLAPIIIRLSHFRTPSAKGLMLGMGAHGTGTSKAFEFGELEGTFASLAMVVAALMSIVLSTTFFPLFEQLVMNILLP; translated from the coding sequence ATGAGTATGTTGATTGCTGTGCTTAGCTTACTAGGAACTATGGCAATTTTTTACACTTGCAAAGTATTTTATCAAAAGTTTAAAAAAGAATGGCTTACACCTATGCTTATAACACCGATAGTCATTATTTTGGTATTGCTGCTAACAGGAACTTCCTATAAATCCTATAATGCAGGTGCCAGTATTTTAACGAACTTACTTGGGCCAGCGACAATTGCCTTTGCCGTACCGATTTATAAAAATTTCTCGCTTCTAAAAAAACATGCCTTTGAAATTTTTCTCAGTATTGCCGTTGGGTCAGCTGTTGCGATTATCTCATCATTTTTCATCGCAATAGTGGTTGGATTAAATGACGAACTAGTGCATAGTTTAGTACCTCGTTCTGTCACAACACCTATCGCCATGGATATTTCAAATATGATTGGCGGTTCGCCTACACTTACAGCTGTTTTCGTTATGACTACGGGTATTCTTGGTAGCCTACTTGCGCCAATCATCATTCGCTTAAGTCATTTTCGTACACCATCCGCAAAAGGTTTAATGCTTGGGATGGGGGCGCATGGTACAGGTACTTCTAAAGCATTTGAGTTTGGTGAGCTTGAAGGTACTTTCGCAAGTCTTGCCATGGTTGTTGCGGCATTAATGAGTATAGTTCTATCAACAACGTTTTTCCCTCTATTTGAACAACTTGTTATGAATATCCTGTTGCCTTAA